A part of Hydrogenobacter sp. T-8 genomic DNA contains:
- a CDS encoding nucleoside deaminase, which produces MQEFVQVCLELAKKGFEKSEVPVGCVVVKDGVVIAKAHNRVEELKDPTAHAEMLALREAMQKLGEKYLYGCEVYVSLEPCPMCAYAMVLARVERVVFLALDEKYGAVMSRFNLFDEPYFNHRVKWEYLPMEEARSLLKEFFRKRRISNT; this is translated from the coding sequence ATGCAGGAGTTTGTGCAAGTATGCCTTGAGCTTGCAAAGAAAGGCTTTGAAAAGTCTGAAGTGCCTGTAGGCTGTGTGGTGGTAAAGGATGGAGTAGTCATAGCTAAAGCCCACAACAGAGTAGAGGAGTTAAAAGACCCTACCGCACATGCAGAAATGCTCGCCCTTAGAGAAGCTATGCAAAAACTCGGTGAGAAATACCTCTATGGCTGTGAGGTCTATGTAAGCCTTGAGCCATGTCCCATGTGTGCCTACGCCATGGTGTTAGCAAGGGTAGAAAGGGTTGTCTTTCTTGCATTAGATGAAAAGTATGGTGCGGTTATGAGTAGGTTTAACCTCTTTGATGAACCATATTTTAACCACAGGGTAAAGTGGGAATATCTACCTATGGAGGAAGCGAGGAGTTTGTTGAAGGAGTTTTTCAGAAAGAGGAGAATATCAAACACTTAA
- a CDS encoding thioredoxin family protein: protein MLTVALALCQVLLFEQPGCASCKISYRELSKYPNLKVEVYDITKDRELAKAYGIIGSPTVIFLKNGQEIGRVFGYMPPMIKSLAEKCS, encoded by the coding sequence ATGCTTACAGTAGCTCTTGCCCTATGTCAGGTTTTGCTTTTTGAACAACCCGGTTGTGCATCCTGTAAAATCAGCTACAGGGAGCTTAGCAAGTATCCAAACCTAAAAGTAGAGGTTTACGATATAACCAAGGATAGGGAACTGGCTAAAGCATATGGAATTATAGGCTCTCCGACAGTTATATTCTTGAAAAATGGGCAGGAAATAGGCAGAGTTTTTGGATATATGCCACCCATGATAAAATCCTTGGCGGAGAAGTGTTCCTAA
- the resB gene encoding cytochrome c biogenesis protein ResB, producing the protein MVEVKKSYRGYALLVVSFVLFTATVIVGLFHLEERGTLYFALLGGTSALFTFALLSYALSVYSFLREEYTRKKSLWSFLFDFLADLRLAIFIMILLALLSMLGSTYVQQNQPIEFYLDRFGADLGYWLWRLWITDVFRSWYYIGLIVLLAINLIACSFKRLPRVWVQTFTKERFQRLDENMERHLRAISIEVNPSKEKVARFFGKLGFRVFMEEEGGKTYFYGEKGRYARLGVYVVHIGLLVIMAGGLIDAIWGIRGTVIIPEGSKSDTLIIPAKEESIKLPFQIELEDFRIVSYEEEFQRKGKAKETPFKDAIASFESDIRIIQDGKPVAKGMTAVNSPFDFGTYRIFQATYGLTGNAGRAKIAIFDKKLAPQDPKKAFVGEVELRAGKVSEFKNMLLAIDRSTLNIEDEQKGFQGELKPALVVKVLMDGKAYDVPVVYSPELTVFAQSQIPQLAEFPYVFFLVDFEPQFFSGLQVSRQPGTPIIWLGSILVVGGMILAFYTVHRKVWARLEGNTLKVAFWSHKFKEEFKRSFLKSLEELKHENPSHGKEPNTS; encoded by the coding sequence ATGGTTGAGGTAAAAAAGTCCTATAGAGGCTATGCCCTTTTGGTAGTTTCCTTTGTCCTCTTTACCGCTACCGTTATCGTTGGGCTTTTTCATCTTGAGGAGAGAGGCACTCTTTACTTTGCCCTTCTTGGTGGCACTTCCGCACTTTTTACCTTTGCCCTTCTCTCATATGCCTTGAGTGTATACAGTTTTCTAAGGGAAGAATACACAAGGAAAAAGAGCCTTTGGTCTTTTCTTTTTGATTTTCTTGCAGACCTCAGGCTTGCCATATTCATAATGATACTCCTTGCCCTTCTTTCTATGCTTGGGTCTACTTACGTTCAACAAAACCAACCTATAGAGTTCTACCTTGACAGGTTTGGTGCGGATTTAGGCTATTGGCTTTGGAGGCTTTGGATAACGGATGTCTTCCGTTCTTGGTACTACATCGGGCTTATAGTGCTTCTTGCGATAAACCTCATAGCCTGCTCCTTTAAGAGACTTCCAAGAGTATGGGTCCAGACCTTTACAAAGGAAAGGTTTCAGAGGTTGGATGAAAACATGGAGAGACACTTAAGAGCCATATCCATAGAGGTGAACCCTTCAAAGGAAAAAGTGGCACGCTTTTTTGGAAAGCTCGGCTTTAGGGTTTTTATGGAAGAGGAAGGTGGAAAGACTTACTTCTACGGAGAAAAGGGAAGGTATGCCCGTCTTGGCGTTTATGTGGTTCACATAGGTCTCCTTGTTATAATGGCAGGTGGACTAATAGATGCCATATGGGGTATAAGGGGAACGGTCATAATTCCCGAGGGTTCAAAGAGCGATACCCTCATCATACCCGCCAAAGAAGAATCCATAAAACTACCCTTTCAGATAGAGTTGGAGGACTTCAGAATAGTTAGCTATGAAGAGGAATTTCAGAGAAAGGGTAAAGCCAAGGAGACACCTTTCAAGGATGCTATAGCGAGCTTTGAAAGCGATATAAGGATAATTCAGGACGGGAAACCTGTAGCAAAGGGCATGACCGCAGTAAACTCTCCCTTTGACTTTGGCACATATAGAATATTTCAAGCAACCTATGGGCTAACAGGAAACGCAGGCAGGGCAAAGATAGCCATTTTTGACAAAAAGCTCGCACCCCAAGACCCAAAGAAGGCTTTTGTTGGAGAAGTGGAGCTAAGAGCTGGCAAAGTGTCCGAGTTTAAAAACATGCTCTTGGCAATAGATAGGTCTACTCTAAACATAGAAGACGAGCAAAAAGGCTTTCAAGGAGAGCTCAAGCCTGCTCTTGTGGTCAAGGTTCTTATGGACGGAAAAGCTTACGATGTACCTGTGGTCTACTCGCCAGAGCTTACAGTTTTTGCTCAGTCTCAGATACCACAGCTTGCGGAGTTTCCCTATGTCTTTTTCCTTGTGGACTTTGAGCCTCAGTTTTTTAGTGGTCTTCAGGTTTCGCGCCAGCCTGGCACACCCATAATATGGCTTGGGTCTATACTGGTTGTGGGTGGAATGATTCTTGCCTTTTATACAGTCCATCGCAAAGTGTGGGCAAGGCTTGAAGGTAATACCCTAAAGGTAGCCTTTTGGTCTCACAAGTTTAAAGAAGAGTTTAAAAGGAGCTTTCTAAAATCTCTGGAGGAGCTAAAGCATGAAAATCCTTCTCATGGAAAAGAACCTAATACTTCTTAG
- a CDS encoding EVE domain-containing protein, which produces MYYLLKTEPSEYSYEDLLRDGITRWDGVKNPLAQKYISLMKVGDTCFIYHTGNIKAVVGLAKVISEPYKDDNNLWVVDLEPVSLFKNPVSLKALRAEPLFKDSPLLRMPRLSVVPLNKEQAERIIELSEAFN; this is translated from the coding sequence ATGTATTACCTTCTCAAAACAGAGCCTTCTGAGTATTCCTACGAGGACCTTCTCAGGGATGGAATAACCCGATGGGATGGCGTTAAGAACCCTCTTGCACAAAAGTATATCAGTCTTATGAAAGTGGGAGACACATGCTTTATATACCATACGGGCAACATAAAGGCGGTGGTGGGACTTGCAAAGGTAATTTCTGAGCCCTATAAGGATGATAATAATCTCTGGGTTGTGGATTTAGAGCCTGTGAGTCTTTTTAAAAATCCTGTAAGTCTCAAGGCTTTAAGGGCTGAACCACTCTTTAAAGACTCTCCTCTCCTAAGGATGCCAAGGTTATCTGTTGTGCCATTAAACAAAGAGCAAGCGGAAAGGATTATAGAGCTTTCAGAGGCTTTCAATTAG